From Geotalea uraniireducens Rf4:
AAGGGTATGCAGCATTTGAAAAGCAGGGGTGGGATCACATTGGTACAGAATGAGGCGAGCTCCACCATATACGGAATGCCACGGGCCTGTGTAGAAGGTGGGGTGGCGGATGAGGTTTTGCCGCTCGATCAGATCGGTTTTGAAATTGCGAGAATCGCCGGTTAATGGTCAGCGCTGAGCATCCAGGGCGATCCCATCCGGCAGCACCGCTATGCGGCAGCGTGAAAATCCCTCGCGTTTGAGGCGAAAGAGGAGAAACGGTGCAGCCGGCATGAGGCATCCCTTGAAAAACAGCGCCAGCTCATGTCGTTGATTAACTGCTGCATCGAGGTTTGCCAGGTACGATGGCACGTGTTCAGGTAGTACCTGCGTGTAACCTTCAGGGAAAAGTACCGCAGGTTTCACCACATTCCCTTTCGCAGCGTAGAGCCCCCCACGGAGCGGAAATAACGCCCGTATGATTGTTTGGAGTGTAATGCAAAAACGTTTCAATGCGTTCAATATCACTATTCTCAATATATTCCAGCCTGACCACGACGCAGCTTATGTAAGCCGTTGTTACTTTAGATTCAGCACCACGTTGCGGACTTTTCCGCTTTCTTTCTCCCGGTATTGGAGCCGCAATTCCTTGGCAGTCTGCGCTTCACCCGGAAAAAATACGAAACCGTTGGCAAGCGATTCCGGTGGGATCACTTTCCCTTCCAGTCCCTTGGCCCGTATGTCATCCGTTATCCGATATTCCCGTTCACTGGAGGTCCCCTCCTTCACACCGCCGATAACAGCCCCTCCTGCAGCCCCGACCGCTGCGCCCCGCAGTGTTGCCTCGCCGACGCTCCCCCCGGAGACAATCCCAAGCGCAGCCCCGAGGATGGTACCCGCTGCTGCACCGAGCACCGCTCCTGTTCCTGCGCCTTTGCCGAAGAACGCAGCCAGCTGAGTGGATTTTTCCAGACGATCGATAGCAGTATTGGTCGGAATAATGTTCCAGTAGCGGTTATCGTCATCAACCAGGAAGGTCTGGTTGTTGACGATTTCGAGATTTTTACCGCTTTTGTTCTCCAGCACTATTTGGACGGGCAAGAGTCCCGCCCCCTTGATGTCAAAACCAAATGCTTTTTCCGCCGCATCCGTGTCCGCATATGCCTCACCTCCCAAGCTGGCGCCGTCAACGACCTGTAAATTCGGGTAGGCCGCCGGCGGTCTGAACGAGGCGTATTGGGTCTTGTACGTGGTGCATCCCGATAGCATCAATATCGGCAGCACAATCATCGAACAAATTTTAATTTTCATATCATCCCCCCATGGCTTGTTGCTGTTATAATACTTTAGCACCTGCGTGCCATTGCGCAACATGTCCGTCATTTGAGAGATACGACAACGTT
This genomic window contains:
- a CDS encoding glycine zipper family protein; its protein translation is MKIKICSMIVLPILMLSGCTTYKTQYASFRPPAAYPNLQVVDGASLGGEAYADTDAAEKAFGFDIKGAGLLPVQIVLENKSGKNLEIVNNQTFLVDDDNRYWNIIPTNTAIDRLEKSTQLAAFFGKGAGTGAVLGAAAGTILGAALGIVSGGSVGEATLRGAAVGAAGGAVIGGVKEGTSSEREYRITDDIRAKGLEGKVIPPESLANGFVFFPGEAQTAKELRLQYREKESGKVRNVVLNLK